One window of Crocosphaera sp. UHCC 0190 genomic DNA carries:
- the phoU gene encoding phosphate signaling complex protein PhoU — translation MNLSTQNNYPERTYFERCLKRLEQEVLRMGTLVEESFRLSHKSLFEREIEAAEKISALDKQIDRYYRKIELDCATLMTLQSPVAQDLRLLSAFMQLVRDLERIGDYAKDLGEIAVKLFTYEPHACMSEIAAMSAHAQMMLATSLVALADLDAGAGPRVKRLDDTVDDAYEQLYQHLAYQRDIKGVIEPFLLLALVIRHLERMADHSTNIAQRVSYIVTGHRG, via the coding sequence CTCGAACAGGAAGTTTTGCGAATGGGAACCTTGGTAGAGGAATCTTTTCGTCTCAGTCATAAGTCCTTATTTGAAAGGGAAATTGAGGCAGCCGAGAAAATTTCTGCTCTTGACAAACAAATTGACCGTTACTATCGCAAAATTGAACTCGATTGTGCAACATTGATGACCCTGCAATCTCCCGTTGCTCAAGATTTGCGTTTATTGAGTGCCTTTATGCAGTTGGTAAGAGATTTAGAGCGAATTGGAGACTATGCGAAGGATTTGGGAGAAATTGCGGTAAAATTGTTTACCTATGAACCTCATGCTTGTATGTCAGAGATCGCGGCAATGTCAGCCCATGCTCAAATGATGTTAGCAACAAGCTTAGTGGCCTTAGCCGATTTAGACGCAGGTGCCGGGCCAAGAGTTAAGCGATTAGATGACACTGTAGATGATGCCTATGAACAACTCTATCAACATTTAGCTTATCAGCGAGACATTAAAGGGGTAATTGAACCTTTCTTATTACTAGCCTTAGTGATTCGTCATTTAGAAAGAATGGCCGATCATTCTACTAATATTGCTCAGCGTGTTTCTTATATTGTTACTGGTCATCGGGGTTAA